A single genomic interval of Sphingobacteriales bacterium harbors:
- the ggt gene encoding gamma-glutamyltransferase translates to MPNNNNNISGKKSRFQHLKVLLSYFILLIFVSSLWSCRSHKQGISLSSASPVPPPSTGSLAKNAMVVSAHPLASKAGLEVLQRGGNAVDAAIAVHFVLAVAFPVAGNIGGGGFAVYKPINGQPATLDFREKAPAAASRNMFLDAQGQPVAQLSLYSHLASGVPGSVAGMWALHQQYGSMPWSELLRPAINMAANGVPFLSATIPNELNNLASEITKYNTQPNAFLQPPNGVKWLPTDTLRQPDLAQTLLRIQQQGANGFYQGKTAQLIANEMQRRGGLITLSDLGNYQPQWRKPLVGNYKDLQLITMPPPSSGGVALLQLLTLLERNLPPFLPAKHSKNQVHDPQIMHLIAEAERLVYADRSKYLGDPDFYPVPVDGLLNPDYLSQRWALFHPDKATLSHQILPGNPGDTTSTDNRFHPEKGTKKLQNTNLPKTPTESEETTHFSIVDKFGNAIAITTTLNDSYGSRVVVGGAGFLLNNEMDDFSLKPGVPNMYGLVGGEANAIAPQKRMLSSMTPTIILRNGQLYMVVGSPGGSTIITSVLQTILNVYEFDMTLQTAVNTPRYHHQWRPDTLFYEVNHFADTTLQQLKKMGHNPIPRKPIGRVDAILKRPADGLLEGATDPRGEGAALGF, encoded by the coding sequence ATGCCAAACAACAACAACAATATTTCCGGTAAAAAATCGCGTTTTCAACACCTAAAGGTTTTGTTGAGTTATTTTATATTGCTAATATTCGTTTCAAGTTTATGGTCTTGCCGTAGCCATAAACAGGGTATAAGTTTGAGTTCTGCCAGCCCCGTGCCACCACCTTCTACGGGCAGTTTGGCTAAAAATGCAATGGTAGTAAGTGCGCACCCATTAGCATCGAAGGCAGGATTAGAAGTACTACAACGCGGCGGAAACGCTGTTGATGCCGCCATAGCCGTACATTTTGTATTGGCTGTTGCTTTTCCGGTTGCCGGAAATATTGGCGGTGGTGGGTTTGCCGTTTACAAACCAATAAACGGGCAGCCTGCCACTTTGGATTTCAGAGAAAAAGCACCCGCAGCAGCATCGCGCAATATGTTTTTAGATGCACAGGGGCAACCCGTTGCGCAGTTGAGCTTGTATAGCCATTTGGCATCGGGGGTGCCGGGCTCGGTGGCAGGTATGTGGGCTTTGCACCAACAATACGGCAGTATGCCTTGGTCTGAACTGCTTCGACCGGCAATTAATATGGCTGCCAACGGGGTGCCTTTTTTATCGGCTACCATACCAAACGAACTTAATAATTTAGCCAGCGAAATAACTAAGTATAACACACAGCCCAACGCTTTTTTACAGCCACCCAACGGCGTTAAATGGCTGCCTACCGACACCCTGCGCCAACCCGACCTGGCCCAAACCTTATTGCGCATACAACAACAAGGGGCAAATGGTTTTTACCAAGGTAAAACAGCTCAACTTATTGCCAACGAAATGCAACGGCGTGGCGGCTTAATTACTTTAAGCGACCTCGGCAATTACCAGCCACAATGGCGCAAACCCTTGGTGGGCAACTATAAAGACCTACAACTAATTACCATGCCGCCCCCGTCGAGCGGTGGTGTAGCTTTGCTACAACTGCTAACGCTGCTTGAACGAAATCTGCCCCCTTTTTTACCTGCAAAACATTCCAAAAATCAAGTGCATGACCCGCAAATTATGCATTTGATTGCCGAAGCCGAGCGACTTGTATATGCCGACCGCAGCAAATATTTAGGCGACCCCGATTTTTATCCGGTTCCGGTAGATGGCTTGTTAAATCCTGATTATCTATCGCAACGCTGGGCTTTATTTCATCCGGATAAAGCTACGCTAAGCCATCAAATATTGCCCGGAAATCCCGGCGACACAACCAGCACCGACAACCGTTTTCATCCGGAAAAAGGAACTAAAAAATTGCAAAACACAAATTTGCCCAAAACGCCCACTGAGTCAGAAGAAACCACGCATTTTAGTATCGTTGATAAGTTTGGCAATGCCATAGCCATTACCACAACCTTAAACGACAGTTATGGCAGCCGAGTAGTAGTTGGCGGCGCAGGCTTTTTGCTGAATAACGAAATGGACGATTTTAGCCTAAAACCCGGTGTGCCCAATATGTACGGCTTAGTGGGTGGCGAGGCCAACGCCATAGCTCCACAAAAACGCATGTTAAGCTCCATGACGCCGACCATTATATTGCGCAACGGACAATTATATATGGTAGTTGGCTCGCCCGGCGGCTCTACAATTATTACAAGCGTGCTTCAAACGATACTTAACGTTTATGAGTTTGATATGACGCTTCAAACGGCAGTCAATACGCCCCGCTACCATCATCAATGGCGGCCCGACACCTTGTTTTACGAAGTAAACCACTTTGCCGACACTACTTTACAGCAGCTTAAAAAAATGGGGCATAACCCTATACCGCGCAAACCTATAGGCCGCG